From the Daucus carota subsp. sativus chromosome 8, DH1 v3.0, whole genome shotgun sequence genome, one window contains:
- the LOC108199499 gene encoding phospholipid-transporting ATPase 3 isoform X1 has protein sequence MAHWRNTHRSRNGAAYNTLTPSRTIQLGRVTPQAPGNRTVFCNDHDANALASFKFRRLANCYFLMISLLSFTPVSPVSPYTNVAPLAIVLIVSLIKEAFEDWTANLDGETNLKIRKALEKTWDFVSPEKASEFKGEVQCEQPNNSLYTFTGNLILQKQTLPLSRNQILLRGCSLRNTQYIVGCVIFTGPETKVMMNSMNVPSKRSTLEKKLDKVILALFCLLFCMCLIGAIGSAIFVNFDDYYLNLNAKNPSELDQFNPNHRLKVYLYYLWPLQYCNFIRFQFSRTI, from the exons ATGGCCCATTGGAGAAACACCCACAGATCACGAAACGGCGCCGCTTACAACACTTTAACTCCGTCTCGGACGATTCAACTCGGCCGAGTTACTCCGCAGGCTCCTGGTAATCGGACTGTGTTTTGTAACGATCATGATGCCAACGCTCTCGCGAGTTTCAAG TTCAGGAGGCTGGCTAACTGCTACTTTCTTATGATATCCTTGTTATCATTCACACCTGTCAG CCCTGTGAGTCCATATACGAATGTAGCTCCATTGGCTATTGTGCTCATAGTCTCTCTTATTAAAGAGGCTTTTGAGGACTGG ACTGCAAATTTGGACGGAGAAACAAATTTGAAGATCAGAAAAGCACTGGAAAAAACGTGGGACTTCGTGTCTCCTGAGAAGGCCTCAGAATTTAAAG GTGAAGTACAGTGTGAGCAACCTAACAACTCGCTATACACTTTTACCGGCAATCTGATTCTACAGAAGCAAACATTGCCTCTCAGTCGGAATCAGATTCTATTGCGG GGATGCAGTCTGAGGAACACACAGTACATAGTCGGATGTGTTATTTTTACTGGGCCAGAGACTAAG GTTATGATGAATTCGATGAatgttccttctaaaagaagtaCACTAGAAAAGAAGCTCGATAAAGTTATTCTTGCTCTGTTTTGCCTTCTCTTCTGTATGTGTCTTATAGGGGCCATCGGCAG TGCTATATTTGTGAATTTTGATGATTACTACTTGAATCTTAACGCTAAAAACCCAAGCGAACTGGACCAATTCAACCCAAACCATAGGCTTAAGGTCTATCTTTACTACTTATGGCCTCTACAATATTGCAATTTTATTCGCTTCCAGTTTTCCCGTACCATTTAG
- the LOC108197255 gene encoding protein DETOXIFICATION 45, chloroplastic-like — MDENLSIEEEFEPSTSEDTFLDLNENSTSVASDKIKAELRGNATNPTHELITLSLPAILGQAIDPFAQLMETAFIGRLGPVELASAGVSISIFNIVSKLFNIPLLSVATSFVAEDISRNAHSRSNSGTLSCSSNGLHYCFQASQQARRRSQPDHCAQAN; from the exons ATGGATGAAAATTTGTCCATAGAAGAAGAGTTTGAGCCATCAACTTCAGAAGATACTTTCCT TGATTTGAATGAGAATTCTACGTCGGTTGCATCTGATAAAATTAAGGCTGAGTTAAGAGGAAATGCCACCAATCCAACACATGAACTTATCACGTTATCCCTTCCAGCAATTCTTGGACAGGCTATTGACCCATTTGCACAGCTTATGGAAACAGCTTTTATTGGTCGATTAG GCCCTGTGGAGTTGGCTTCAGCTGGTGTGTCCATATCGATTTTCAATATTGTATCAAAGCTATTTAATATTCCTCTCCTCAGTGTTGCTACTTCTTTTGTGGCTGAAGACATTTCAAGAAATGCACATTCACGCTCCAATTCAG GCACTTTATCATGCTCTTCCAATGGACTACATTACTGTTTCCAAGCTTCACAACAAGCTCGAAGGAGAAGTCAACCAGACCACTGTGCGCAAGCTAATTGA
- the LOC108199499 gene encoding phospholipid-transporting ATPase 3 isoform X5 yields MGLSEEFRRLANCYFLMISLLSFTPVSPVSPYTNVAPLAIVLIVSLIKEAFEDWTANLDGETNLKIRKALEKTWDFVSPEKASEFKGEVQCEQPNNSLYTFTGNLILQKQTLPLSRNQILLRGCSLRNTQYIVGCVIFTGPETKVMMNSMNVPSKRSTLEKKLDKVILALFCLLFCMCLIGAIGSAIFVNFDDYYLNLNAKNPSELDQFNPNHRLKVYLYYLWPLQYCNFIRFQFSRTI; encoded by the exons ATGGGATTGTCTGAAGAG TTCAGGAGGCTGGCTAACTGCTACTTTCTTATGATATCCTTGTTATCATTCACACCTGTCAG CCCTGTGAGTCCATATACGAATGTAGCTCCATTGGCTATTGTGCTCATAGTCTCTCTTATTAAAGAGGCTTTTGAGGACTGG ACTGCAAATTTGGACGGAGAAACAAATTTGAAGATCAGAAAAGCACTGGAAAAAACGTGGGACTTCGTGTCTCCTGAGAAGGCCTCAGAATTTAAAG GTGAAGTACAGTGTGAGCAACCTAACAACTCGCTATACACTTTTACCGGCAATCTGATTCTACAGAAGCAAACATTGCCTCTCAGTCGGAATCAGATTCTATTGCGG GGATGCAGTCTGAGGAACACACAGTACATAGTCGGATGTGTTATTTTTACTGGGCCAGAGACTAAG GTTATGATGAATTCGATGAatgttccttctaaaagaagtaCACTAGAAAAGAAGCTCGATAAAGTTATTCTTGCTCTGTTTTGCCTTCTCTTCTGTATGTGTCTTATAGGGGCCATCGGCAG TGCTATATTTGTGAATTTTGATGATTACTACTTGAATCTTAACGCTAAAAACCCAAGCGAACTGGACCAATTCAACCCAAACCATAGGCTTAAGGTCTATCTTTACTACTTATGGCCTCTACAATATTGCAATTTTATTCGCTTCCAGTTTTCCCGTACCATTTAG
- the LOC108199989 gene encoding isocitrate dehydrogenase [NAD] regulatory subunit 1, mitochondrial, whose amino-acid sequence MATRRTLPLLRHLTSSPSRFHPTRSVTYMPRPGDGASRTVTLIPGDGVGPLVTDAVEQVFAAMHAPVAFEKYDCDGDMKAVPQEVMDSIKRNKVCLKGGLMTPMSGGISSLNLHLRKELDLFASLVNCQNFPELPTRHENVDIVVIRENTEGEYAGLEHEVVPGVVGSLKVITKFCSERIAKYAFEYAHLNNRKMVTAVHKANIIKLADGLLLESCREVASKYPSIKYNEIIVDSCCMQLVSKPEQFDVMVTPNLYGNLVASTAAGIAGDTGVMPGGNVGSDYAIFEQRASAGNVGKIEWVEQKKANPVALLLSSAMMLRHLRFPLFADRLETAVERVILEGKYRTKDLGGNGTTQQIVDAVIANVD is encoded by the exons ATGGCGACGAGACGAACCCTACCTCTCCTCCGCCACCTCACCTCCTCCCCCTCCCGTTTCCACCCGACCCGATCCGTCACCTACATGCCCCGACCCGGCGACGGCGCCTCCCGCACCGTCACCCTAATCCCCGGCGACGGCGTCGGCCCTCTCGTCACCGACGCCGTCGAGCAAGTCTTCGCCGCGATGCACGCCCCCGTCGCCTTCGAAAAATACGACTGCGACGGCGATATGAAAGCGGTCCCACAAGAAGTGATGGATTCGATCAAGAGGAATAAAGTGTGCCTGAAAGGCGGATTGATGACGCCGATGAGCGGAGGCATCAGCTCGCTCAATTTGCATCTTCGAAAGGAGCTCGATTTGTTCGCGTCGCTCGTCAATTGCCAGAACTTCCCTGAATTGCCTACGCGCCACGAGAATGTCGATATTGTTGTCATCAGGGAGAATACAGAGGGCGAGTATGCTGGCCTTGAGCACGAGGTTGTTCCCGGTGTCGTCGGGAGTCTTAAG GTGATAACGAAGTTCTGTTCAGAACGTATCGCAAAATATGCTTTTGAGTATGCTCACCTCAACAACCGAAAGATGGTGACAGCAGTGCACAAAGCCAACATCATTAAACTTGCAGATGGCCTTTTATTAGAATCTTGCCGGGAGGTTGCAAGCAAGTATCCAAGTATCAAGTACAATGAAATTATAGTGGACAGCTGCTGCATGCAACTCGTATCAAAACCCGAACAATTTGATGTTATG GTCACCCCTAATCTGTATGGAAATCTAGTGGCAAGTACAGCTGCTGGTATTGCGGGGGATACTGGTGTCATGCCAGGAG GTAATGTGGGGTCCGATTATGCCATTTTTGAACAACGTGCTTCAGCAGGAAACGTGGGAAAAATTGAGTGGGTAGAGCAAAAGAAAGCAAATCCTGTAGCTTTGCTCCTCTCCTCAGCCATGATGTTGAGACATTTGCGGTTCCCACTGTTTGCCGATCGGCTGGAGACTGCAGTAGAGCGTGTAATTTTAGAGGGCAAATACAGGACGAAAGATCTAGGAGGAAACGGCACCACACAACAAATTGTTGATGCTGTTATTGCAAACGTTGACTGA
- the LOC108199499 gene encoding phospholipid-transporting ATPase 3 isoform X2 translates to MAHWRNTHRSRNGAAYNTLTPSRTIQLGRVTPQAPGNRTVFCNDHDANALASFKFRRLANCYFLMISLLSFTPVSPVSPYTNVAPLAIVLIVSLIKEAFEDWTANLDGETNLKIRKALEKTWDFVSPEKASEFKGEVQCEQPNNSLYTFTGNLILQKQTLPLSRNQILLRGCSLRNTQYIVGCVIFTGPETKVMMNSMNVPSKRSTLEKKLDKVILALFCLLFCMCLIGAIGSAIFVNFDDYYLNLNAKNPSELDQFNPNHRLKVYVYMKKRVVFST, encoded by the exons ATGGCCCATTGGAGAAACACCCACAGATCACGAAACGGCGCCGCTTACAACACTTTAACTCCGTCTCGGACGATTCAACTCGGCCGAGTTACTCCGCAGGCTCCTGGTAATCGGACTGTGTTTTGTAACGATCATGATGCCAACGCTCTCGCGAGTTTCAAG TTCAGGAGGCTGGCTAACTGCTACTTTCTTATGATATCCTTGTTATCATTCACACCTGTCAG CCCTGTGAGTCCATATACGAATGTAGCTCCATTGGCTATTGTGCTCATAGTCTCTCTTATTAAAGAGGCTTTTGAGGACTGG ACTGCAAATTTGGACGGAGAAACAAATTTGAAGATCAGAAAAGCACTGGAAAAAACGTGGGACTTCGTGTCTCCTGAGAAGGCCTCAGAATTTAAAG GTGAAGTACAGTGTGAGCAACCTAACAACTCGCTATACACTTTTACCGGCAATCTGATTCTACAGAAGCAAACATTGCCTCTCAGTCGGAATCAGATTCTATTGCGG GGATGCAGTCTGAGGAACACACAGTACATAGTCGGATGTGTTATTTTTACTGGGCCAGAGACTAAG GTTATGATGAATTCGATGAatgttccttctaaaagaagtaCACTAGAAAAGAAGCTCGATAAAGTTATTCTTGCTCTGTTTTGCCTTCTCTTCTGTATGTGTCTTATAGGGGCCATCGGCAG TGCTATATTTGTGAATTTTGATGATTACTACTTGAATCTTAACGCTAAAAACCCAAGCGAACTGGACCAATTCAACCCAAACCATAGGCTTAAG gtatatgtatatatgaagaAAAGAGTTGTGTTCAGCACGTAG
- the LOC108199499 gene encoding phospholipid-transporting ATPase 3 isoform X6 translates to MAHWRNTHRSRNGAAYNTLTPSRTIQLGRVTPQAPGNRTVFCNDHDANALASFKFRRLANCYFLMISLLSFTPVSPVSPYTNVAPLAIVLIVSLIKEAFEDWTANLDGETNLKIRKALEKTWDFVSPEKASEFKGEVQCEQPNNSLYTFTGNLILQKQTLPLSRNQILLRGCSLRNTQYIVGCVIFTGPETKVMMNSMNVPSKRSTLEKKLDKVILALFCLLFCMCLIGAIGRYMYI, encoded by the exons ATGGCCCATTGGAGAAACACCCACAGATCACGAAACGGCGCCGCTTACAACACTTTAACTCCGTCTCGGACGATTCAACTCGGCCGAGTTACTCCGCAGGCTCCTGGTAATCGGACTGTGTTTTGTAACGATCATGATGCCAACGCTCTCGCGAGTTTCAAG TTCAGGAGGCTGGCTAACTGCTACTTTCTTATGATATCCTTGTTATCATTCACACCTGTCAG CCCTGTGAGTCCATATACGAATGTAGCTCCATTGGCTATTGTGCTCATAGTCTCTCTTATTAAAGAGGCTTTTGAGGACTGG ACTGCAAATTTGGACGGAGAAACAAATTTGAAGATCAGAAAAGCACTGGAAAAAACGTGGGACTTCGTGTCTCCTGAGAAGGCCTCAGAATTTAAAG GTGAAGTACAGTGTGAGCAACCTAACAACTCGCTATACACTTTTACCGGCAATCTGATTCTACAGAAGCAAACATTGCCTCTCAGTCGGAATCAGATTCTATTGCGG GGATGCAGTCTGAGGAACACACAGTACATAGTCGGATGTGTTATTTTTACTGGGCCAGAGACTAAG GTTATGATGAATTCGATGAatgttccttctaaaagaagtaCACTAGAAAAGAAGCTCGATAAAGTTATTCTTGCTCTGTTTTGCCTTCTCTTCTGTATGTGTCTTATAGGGGCCATCGGCAG gtatatgtatatatga
- the LOC108199499 gene encoding phospholipid-transporting ATPase 3 isoform X4 yields MMPTLSRVSRRLANCYFLMISLLSFTPVSPVSPYTNVAPLAIVLIVSLIKEAFEDWTANLDGETNLKIRKALEKTWDFVSPEKASEFKGEVQCEQPNNSLYTFTGNLILQKQTLPLSRNQILLRGCSLRNTQYIVGCVIFTGPETKVMMNSMNVPSKRSTLEKKLDKVILALFCLLFCMCLIGAIGSAIFVNFDDYYLNLNAKNPSELDQFNPNHRLKVYLYYLWPLQYCNFIRFQFSRTI; encoded by the exons ATGATGCCAACGCTCTCGCGAGTTTCAAG GAGGCTGGCTAACTGCTACTTTCTTATGATATCCTTGTTATCATTCACACCTGTCAG CCCTGTGAGTCCATATACGAATGTAGCTCCATTGGCTATTGTGCTCATAGTCTCTCTTATTAAAGAGGCTTTTGAGGACTGG ACTGCAAATTTGGACGGAGAAACAAATTTGAAGATCAGAAAAGCACTGGAAAAAACGTGGGACTTCGTGTCTCCTGAGAAGGCCTCAGAATTTAAAG GTGAAGTACAGTGTGAGCAACCTAACAACTCGCTATACACTTTTACCGGCAATCTGATTCTACAGAAGCAAACATTGCCTCTCAGTCGGAATCAGATTCTATTGCGG GGATGCAGTCTGAGGAACACACAGTACATAGTCGGATGTGTTATTTTTACTGGGCCAGAGACTAAG GTTATGATGAATTCGATGAatgttccttctaaaagaagtaCACTAGAAAAGAAGCTCGATAAAGTTATTCTTGCTCTGTTTTGCCTTCTCTTCTGTATGTGTCTTATAGGGGCCATCGGCAG TGCTATATTTGTGAATTTTGATGATTACTACTTGAATCTTAACGCTAAAAACCCAAGCGAACTGGACCAATTCAACCCAAACCATAGGCTTAAGGTCTATCTTTACTACTTATGGCCTCTACAATATTGCAATTTTATTCGCTTCCAGTTTTCCCGTACCATTTAG
- the LOC108199499 gene encoding phospholipid-transporting ATPase 3 isoform X3, producing MMPTLSRVSSHLGCDFQWDCLKRRLANCYFLMISLLSFTPVSPVSPYTNVAPLAIVLIVSLIKEAFEDWTANLDGETNLKIRKALEKTWDFVSPEKASEFKGEVQCEQPNNSLYTFTGNLILQKQTLPLSRNQILLRGCSLRNTQYIVGCVIFTGPETKVMMNSMNVPSKRSTLEKKLDKVILALFCLLFCMCLIGAIGSAIFVNFDDYYLNLNAKNPSELDQFNPNHRLKVYLYYLWPLQYCNFIRFQFSRTI from the exons ATGATGCCAACGCTCTCGCGAGTTTCAAG CCACTTAGGATGTGACTTCCAATGGGATTGTCTGAAGAG GAGGCTGGCTAACTGCTACTTTCTTATGATATCCTTGTTATCATTCACACCTGTCAG CCCTGTGAGTCCATATACGAATGTAGCTCCATTGGCTATTGTGCTCATAGTCTCTCTTATTAAAGAGGCTTTTGAGGACTGG ACTGCAAATTTGGACGGAGAAACAAATTTGAAGATCAGAAAAGCACTGGAAAAAACGTGGGACTTCGTGTCTCCTGAGAAGGCCTCAGAATTTAAAG GTGAAGTACAGTGTGAGCAACCTAACAACTCGCTATACACTTTTACCGGCAATCTGATTCTACAGAAGCAAACATTGCCTCTCAGTCGGAATCAGATTCTATTGCGG GGATGCAGTCTGAGGAACACACAGTACATAGTCGGATGTGTTATTTTTACTGGGCCAGAGACTAAG GTTATGATGAATTCGATGAatgttccttctaaaagaagtaCACTAGAAAAGAAGCTCGATAAAGTTATTCTTGCTCTGTTTTGCCTTCTCTTCTGTATGTGTCTTATAGGGGCCATCGGCAG TGCTATATTTGTGAATTTTGATGATTACTACTTGAATCTTAACGCTAAAAACCCAAGCGAACTGGACCAATTCAACCCAAACCATAGGCTTAAGGTCTATCTTTACTACTTATGGCCTCTACAATATTGCAATTTTATTCGCTTCCAGTTTTCCCGTACCATTTAG